One Paracidovorax avenae ATCC 19860 genomic region harbors:
- the hemH gene encoding ferrochelatase — translation MNASAADRSQTAPMPRTAVLLCNLGTPEAPTAPALRRYLAQFLSDPRIVEIPRAAWLPILHGIILRIRPAKSAAKYASIWMPEGSPLAVWTERQATLLRGWLGEAGLRVQVRHAMRYGQPSIAGQLKALQAEGVDRVLVLPLYPQYSGTTTASVSDDVCAYALRTRRLPELRFVNSYHDHPAYIDALARSVRAHWQREGGPAEQLVMSFHGIPERAVRLGDPYQQECLATAALLAQALGLAPERYRVTFQSRFGKAKWLEPYTEPTLIEMARGGTRSVDVMCPGFTSDCLETLEEINQEAREAFLHAGGQEFRYIPCLNADSAWISALSRIAQEHLSGWDTGAPAMASVPGLAR, via the coding sequence ATGAACGCATCCGCTGCCGACCGCTCCCAGACCGCCCCGATGCCCCGCACCGCCGTGTTGCTGTGCAACCTGGGCACGCCCGAGGCGCCCACCGCGCCCGCGCTGCGCCGCTATCTCGCGCAGTTCCTGTCCGACCCGCGCATCGTGGAGATTCCGCGCGCCGCGTGGCTGCCCATCCTGCACGGCATCATCCTGCGCATCCGGCCGGCCAAGTCCGCGGCCAAGTACGCCAGCATCTGGATGCCCGAGGGCTCGCCCCTGGCCGTGTGGACGGAGCGGCAGGCGACGCTGCTGCGCGGGTGGCTGGGCGAGGCGGGGCTGCGGGTGCAGGTGCGGCATGCGATGCGCTATGGGCAGCCTTCCATCGCCGGCCAGTTGAAGGCTCTGCAGGCCGAGGGCGTGGACCGCGTGCTGGTGCTGCCGCTGTATCCGCAGTATTCGGGCACGACCACCGCAAGCGTGTCGGACGACGTGTGCGCCTATGCGCTGCGCACGCGCCGCCTGCCGGAGCTGCGTTTCGTGAACAGCTACCACGACCATCCCGCCTACATCGACGCGCTGGCCCGCAGCGTGCGCGCGCATTGGCAGCGCGAGGGCGGGCCGGCCGAGCAACTGGTGATGAGCTTCCACGGCATTCCGGAGCGCGCCGTGCGCCTGGGGGACCCCTACCAGCAGGAATGCCTGGCGACCGCCGCGCTGCTTGCGCAGGCGCTGGGCTTGGCGCCGGAGCGCTACCGGGTGACCTTCCAGTCCCGCTTCGGCAAGGCCAAGTGGCTGGAGCCCTATACCGAACCGACGCTCATCGAGATGGCCCGGGGCGGCACGCGCAGCGTGGACGTGATGTGCCCGGGGTTCACGAGCGACTGCCTGGAAACGCTGGAGGAAATCAACCAGGAAGCGCGCGAGGCCTTCCTGCATGCGGGTGGCCAGGAATTCCGCTACATCCCCTGCCTGAATGCGGACAGCGCCTGGATCAGCGCGCTGAGCCGGATCGCGCAGGAGCACCTGTCGGGCTGGGATACCGGCGCACCGGCAATGGCCTCGGTGCCCGGCCTGGCCCGCTGA
- a CDS encoding HAD family hydrolase: MLDTARIRAMTLDLDDTLWPIWPAIRRAEQVLRDWLGTRAPATAALLADAETAAVIRAEVVQAHAHLSHDLSALRRESIRAALRRAGEDESLTDAAYDLFFAERQRVDLYDDAIAALEFLAPRYPLMALTNGNADLHRIGLGNYFQGSVTARTFGVAKPDPRIFHEAAQQLGVPPEAVLHVGDDATLDAHGALQAGMQAVWINRAGIAWPHEGPEPAVVEDLTGLCRLLAPQLVAAHPQGGALPGASERRS; the protein is encoded by the coding sequence ATGCTCGATACCGCCCGCATCCGCGCGATGACCCTTGATCTCGACGATACCCTCTGGCCGATCTGGCCAGCCATCCGGAGGGCCGAGCAGGTGCTGCGGGACTGGCTGGGAACGCGTGCCCCGGCCACGGCCGCGCTGCTGGCCGATGCCGAAACGGCCGCAGTGATCCGCGCCGAGGTCGTGCAGGCGCATGCCCATCTCTCCCACGACCTGAGCGCCCTGCGGCGCGAAAGCATCCGCGCGGCGCTGCGGCGGGCCGGAGAGGACGAATCCCTCACCGACGCGGCCTACGACCTGTTCTTCGCGGAGCGCCAGCGGGTGGACCTGTACGACGACGCCATCGCCGCCCTCGAATTCCTTGCGCCGCGCTATCCGCTCATGGCGCTCACCAATGGCAATGCCGATCTGCATCGCATCGGGCTGGGGAATTACTTCCAGGGGAGCGTGACGGCGCGCACCTTCGGCGTCGCCAAGCCCGATCCGCGCATCTTCCACGAGGCCGCGCAGCAGCTCGGCGTGCCGCCGGAGGCCGTGCTCCACGTGGGCGACGACGCCACGCTCGACGCCCACGGCGCCCTGCAGGCCGGCATGCAAGCCGTCTGGATCAACCGCGCCGGCATCGCCTGGCCGCACGAGGGGCCGGAGCCCGCCGTGGTGGAAGACCTCACCGGCCTGTGCCGGCTGCTCGCGCCGCAGCTGGTGGCGGCTCACCCGCAGGGCGGTGCGCTGCCCGGGGCCTCCGAACGTCGTTCGTAG
- a CDS encoding alpha/beta fold hydrolase gives MQVIVNGHAAYCYTGGKPFDPARPTVAMVHGVLNDHSVWGFQSRHLAHHGWNVLAVDLRGHGRSGGEAPQSVEEAADFIVALLRTLGVERAALAGHSWGSLIALEAASRLGAAATHLALVGTAYPMKVSPALIDAALNEPEKALRMVNVFSRSSLASPSGAGFWTFGAGMALGRRVLRSNPHVNVFHRGFVACDRYAGAEAAVTALACPVLFALGAQDQMTPPRAAQGLIAAARAAGLDVRVEMLPVGHSQMTEAPEETLRALRAFLGA, from the coding sequence ATGCAGGTGATCGTCAACGGCCACGCGGCCTATTGCTATACGGGCGGCAAGCCCTTCGACCCGGCACGGCCCACGGTGGCGATGGTGCACGGCGTGCTCAACGACCACAGCGTCTGGGGCTTCCAGAGCCGGCATCTGGCGCACCACGGCTGGAACGTGCTGGCGGTGGACCTGCGCGGCCACGGCCGCAGCGGTGGCGAGGCGCCGCAGAGCGTGGAAGAGGCCGCGGATTTCATCGTGGCGCTGCTGCGCACCCTGGGCGTGGAGCGGGCGGCGCTCGCGGGCCACAGCTGGGGGTCGCTGATCGCGCTGGAGGCCGCATCACGGCTGGGTGCCGCCGCGACGCACCTGGCGCTGGTGGGCACGGCCTACCCGATGAAGGTGTCGCCCGCGCTCATCGATGCCGCACTGAACGAGCCCGAGAAGGCGCTGCGGATGGTGAATGTGTTCTCCCGCAGCAGCCTCGCGTCGCCCTCGGGCGCGGGCTTCTGGACCTTCGGTGCGGGCATGGCGCTCGGCAGGCGCGTACTGCGCAGCAATCCGCACGTGAACGTCTTCCACCGGGGATTCGTGGCCTGCGACCGCTATGCGGGGGCAGAAGCCGCCGTGACCGCCCTCGCCTGCCCGGTGCTGTTCGCGCTGGGTGCGCAGGACCAGATGACACCGCCACGGGCGGCCCAGGGCCTGATCGCGGCGGCGCGCGCGGCGGGGCTGGACGTGCGCGTGGAGATGCTGCCCGTGGGGCACTCCCAGATGACGGAAGCGCCGGAGGAGACGCTGCGCGCGCTGCGGGCCTTCCTGGGCGCCTGA
- a CDS encoding O-acetylhomoserine aminocarboxypropyltransferase yields the protein MPGYSDPGFDTLALHAGAVPDPATGARAVPIHLTTSFVFESSDHAASLFNLERPGHVYSRISNPTNAVLEQRVAALEGGAGAIAVASGQAALHLAVSTLMGAGGHIVASTALYGGSQNLLHYTLRRFGIETTFVQPDDLEGWRAAIRPETRLLFGETVGNPGLQVLDIPAVAEIAHAAGVPLLVDSTLTSPWLMRPLEHGADLVYHSATKFLSGHGTVIGGVLVDGGTFDWEASGRFPELCAPYAGFHGMVFAEESTVGAFLLRARREGLRDFGACMSPHTAWLILQGIETLPLRMERHMRNTERVVEFLASHPFVSRVGHPMLESHPSHALAQRLLPRGAGSVFSFDLRGDRAQGRAFIESLKVFSHLANVGDCRSLVIHPASTTHFRMDDAALAQAGIAQGTIRLSIGLEDADDLIDDLKRALKAAEKAGGKAGA from the coding sequence ATGCCCGGTTATTCCGACCCTGGCTTCGACACGCTGGCGCTGCATGCGGGCGCCGTGCCCGATCCGGCCACCGGCGCGCGCGCCGTGCCCATCCACCTGACGACCTCGTTCGTCTTCGAGTCGAGCGACCATGCGGCGTCGCTGTTCAACCTCGAACGGCCCGGGCATGTGTACAGCCGGATCAGCAATCCCACCAACGCGGTGCTGGAGCAGCGCGTGGCGGCGCTGGAAGGCGGCGCGGGGGCCATCGCGGTGGCGAGCGGCCAGGCCGCGCTGCACCTGGCCGTCAGCACGCTGATGGGCGCGGGCGGGCACATCGTCGCGAGCACGGCGCTCTACGGCGGCTCGCAGAACCTGCTGCACTACACGCTGCGACGCTTCGGCATCGAGACCACCTTCGTGCAGCCGGACGACCTGGAAGGCTGGCGCGCCGCCATCCGGCCCGAGACACGCCTGCTCTTCGGAGAAACGGTGGGCAATCCGGGCCTGCAGGTGCTGGACATCCCGGCCGTGGCAGAGATCGCCCACGCGGCCGGTGTTCCGCTGCTGGTGGACTCCACCCTCACCTCCCCCTGGCTCATGCGCCCGCTGGAACACGGGGCCGATCTGGTCTATCACTCCGCCACCAAGTTCCTCTCCGGCCACGGCACGGTGATCGGCGGCGTGCTGGTCGATGGGGGCACGTTCGACTGGGAGGCCTCGGGGCGCTTCCCGGAGCTCTGCGCGCCGTATGCGGGCTTCCACGGCATGGTGTTTGCCGAAGAGTCCACCGTGGGCGCCTTCCTGCTGCGCGCGCGGCGCGAGGGGCTGCGCGATTTCGGCGCGTGCATGAGCCCGCACACGGCCTGGCTGATCCTGCAGGGCATCGAGACCCTGCCGCTGCGCATGGAACGGCATATGCGCAACACGGAGCGGGTGGTGGAGTTCCTGGCGAGCCACCCCTTCGTGTCGCGCGTCGGCCATCCGATGCTGGAGTCGCACCCCAGCCATGCGCTCGCGCAGCGCCTGCTGCCGCGCGGCGCGGGCTCGGTGTTCAGCTTCGACCTGCGGGGCGACCGGGCGCAGGGCCGGGCCTTCATCGAGTCGCTGAAGGTCTTCAGCCACCTCGCCAACGTGGGCGACTGCCGCAGCCTGGTGATCCACCCCGCCAGCACGACGCACTTCCGGATGGACGACGCGGCGCTGGCGCAGGCCGGCATCGCGCAGGGCACGATCCGCCTGTCGATCGGACTGGAGGATGCAGACGACCTGATCGACGACCTGAAGCGCGCGCTCAAGGCCGCGGAAAAAGCCGGCGGAAAGGCGGGTGCGTGA
- a CDS encoding CBS domain-containing protein — MKVSDILRVKGNTLFTVTADEPLAKAVEVMADKDIGSLVVMDHGDLVGMLTFREVIQAVVKNGGTVGTMLVRTAMDDAPLTCTLETEMDEVRRMMLNRHARYMPVMDKKMLMGVVSFYDVAKAVVDSQNFENQMLKAYIRDWPEEKEATP, encoded by the coding sequence ATGAAAGTCAGCGACATCCTCCGCGTCAAAGGCAACACGCTCTTCACCGTCACCGCCGACGAACCCCTGGCGAAAGCCGTGGAGGTCATGGCGGACAAGGACATCGGCTCGCTGGTGGTGATGGACCACGGCGACCTGGTCGGCATGCTCACCTTCCGCGAGGTCATCCAGGCCGTCGTGAAGAACGGCGGCACCGTGGGCACCATGCTCGTGCGCACGGCCATGGACGACGCGCCCCTCACCTGCACGCTCGAGACCGAGATGGACGAGGTGCGCCGCATGATGCTCAACCGCCACGCGCGCTACATGCCGGTGATGGACAAGAAGATGCTCATGGGCGTGGTCAGCTTCTACGACGTGGCCAAGGCCGTGGTGGACAGCCAGAACTTCGAGAACCAGATGCTGAAGGCCTATATCCGTGACTGGCCTGAGGAGAAGGAAGCTACCCCCTGA
- the aroC gene encoding chorismate synthase, protein MSGNTLGTLFAVTNFGESHGPAIGCVIDGCPPGMELSEADIQADLDRRRPGTSRHVTQRAEPDAVEILSGIYEGRTTGTPIALLIRNTDQRSKDYSNIAQSFRPGHADYTYWHKYGIRDPRGGSRSSARLTAPTVAAGAVAKKWLAEKYGTRFRACMTQVGEVEIPFESWDHVHANPFFAPVADVSALEAYMDALRKAGDSCGARIRVQATGVPVGLGEPLYDKLDADIAHALMGLNAVKGVEIGAGFASVVQRGTTHGDSLTPEGFASNNAGGILGGISSGQDIEALIAIKPTSSIISPRQSIDIHGQSTEVITKGRHDPCVGIRAAPIAEALLALVLMDHALRHRAQCGDVVQAVAPIRASFL, encoded by the coding sequence ATGAGCGGCAACACACTCGGCACCTTATTCGCAGTCACCAATTTCGGTGAATCCCACGGCCCGGCCATTGGCTGCGTGATCGACGGCTGCCCACCCGGCATGGAACTGTCGGAGGCCGACATCCAGGCCGACCTGGACCGCCGCCGGCCTGGCACGAGCCGCCATGTCACGCAGCGCGCCGAGCCCGATGCGGTGGAGATCCTCTCCGGCATCTATGAAGGCCGCACCACGGGCACGCCCATCGCCCTGCTGATCCGCAACACCGACCAGCGCAGCAAGGATTACTCGAACATCGCCCAGAGCTTCCGTCCGGGCCATGCCGACTACACCTACTGGCACAAGTACGGCATCCGCGATCCGCGCGGCGGGAGCCGGTCCTCGGCCCGGCTGACGGCGCCCACCGTGGCGGCCGGCGCCGTCGCCAAGAAGTGGCTGGCGGAAAAATACGGCACGCGCTTTCGCGCCTGCATGACCCAGGTCGGCGAGGTGGAGATCCCGTTCGAAAGCTGGGACCACGTGCACGCCAACCCTTTCTTCGCTCCGGTGGCCGATGTATCGGCCCTGGAGGCCTACATGGACGCGTTGCGCAAGGCCGGTGATTCGTGCGGCGCCCGCATCCGCGTGCAGGCCACGGGCGTGCCCGTGGGCCTGGGCGAGCCGCTCTACGACAAGCTCGATGCCGACATCGCCCATGCGCTCATGGGCCTCAATGCGGTGAAGGGGGTGGAGATCGGCGCGGGCTTCGCCAGCGTGGTCCAGCGCGGCACCACGCATGGCGATTCGCTCACGCCCGAGGGCTTCGCCAGCAACAACGCCGGCGGCATCCTGGGCGGCATCAGCAGCGGCCAGGACATCGAGGCCCTGATCGCCATCAAGCCCACCAGTTCCATCATCAGCCCGCGCCAGTCCATCGACATCCACGGCCAGAGCACCGAAGTCATCACCAAGGGCCGCCACGACCCCTGCGTGGGCATCCGCGCCGCGCCCATCGCAGAAGCGCTGCTGGCCCTGGTGCTGATGGACCATGCCCTGCGGCATCGCGCCCAGTGCGGCGACGTGGTGCAGGCGGTGGCGCCGATCCGGGCGTCCTTCCTGTAA
- the nrdR gene encoding transcriptional regulator NrdR, with protein sequence MKCPFCSHPETQVVETRVAEDGDFVRRRRQCGACDKRFTTYERPEVSFPNVVKKDGRRIEYDRSKLIGSFSIALRKRPVSTTQIDSAIERIEEKLLNLGQREVLSSRIGELVMRELKKLDKVAYIRFASVYRSFEDIDEFRALVDEVRK encoded by the coding sequence ATGAAGTGCCCGTTCTGCAGCCACCCCGAGACGCAGGTCGTCGAAACGCGCGTGGCCGAGGACGGGGACTTCGTGCGGCGGCGCCGGCAGTGCGGGGCCTGCGACAAGCGCTTCACGACCTATGAGCGCCCGGAAGTCAGCTTCCCCAACGTGGTGAAGAAGGACGGCCGGCGCATCGAATACGACCGCAGCAAGCTCATCGGCTCGTTCAGCATCGCGCTGCGCAAGCGGCCGGTGAGCACCACGCAGATCGACAGCGCCATCGAGCGTATCGAGGAAAAGCTGCTCAACCTCGGCCAGCGCGAAGTGCTGTCCAGCCGCATCGGCGAACTGGTGATGCGCGAGCTCAAGAAGCTCGACAAGGTCGCCTACATCCGCTTCGCGAGCGTGTACCGGAGCTTCGAGGACATCGACGAGTTCCGGGCGCTCGTGGACGAAGTGCGCAAGTAG
- the glyA gene encoding serine hydroxymethyltransferase, translated as MYQRNILVEQADPEVWAAIQAENLRQEQHIELIASENYASPAVMAAQGSQLTNKYAEGYPGKRYYGGCENVDVVEQLAIDRVKKLFGAEAANVQPNSGSQANQAVLLAFLKPGDTILGMSLAEGGHLTHGMPLNMSGKWFNIVSYGLNEKEEIDYDALEAKAREHKPKLIIAGASAYSLRIDFERFAKIAKEIGAIFWVDIAHYAGLVVAGEYPNPVPFADVVTSTTHKSLRGPRGGIILMKAEHEKAINSAIFPGLQGGPLEHVIAAKAVAFKEALAPEFKAYQQQVAKNAKVFAETLIERGLRIISGRTESHVMLVDLRAKGITGKAAEAALGQAHITINKNSIPNDPEKPMVTSGIRVGTPAITTRGFKEEETRITANLVADVLDNPHDEANLAAVREKVHALTSRFPVYR; from the coding sequence ATGTACCAACGCAATATTCTTGTCGAACAAGCCGATCCCGAAGTGTGGGCCGCCATCCAGGCCGAGAACCTGCGCCAGGAGCAGCACATCGAACTGATCGCCAGCGAGAACTACGCCTCGCCCGCCGTCATGGCGGCGCAGGGCTCGCAGCTCACCAACAAGTACGCAGAAGGCTATCCCGGCAAGCGCTACTACGGCGGTTGCGAGAACGTGGACGTGGTCGAGCAGCTGGCCATCGACCGCGTGAAGAAGCTCTTCGGCGCCGAAGCCGCCAACGTGCAGCCCAATTCGGGCTCGCAGGCCAACCAGGCCGTGCTGCTCGCCTTCCTGAAGCCCGGCGACACCATCCTGGGCATGAGCCTCGCCGAAGGCGGCCACCTGACGCACGGCATGCCGCTCAACATGAGCGGCAAGTGGTTCAACATCGTGTCGTACGGCCTGAACGAGAAGGAAGAGATCGACTACGACGCGCTGGAAGCCAAGGCGCGCGAGCACAAGCCCAAGCTGATCATCGCCGGTGCATCCGCTTATTCCCTGCGCATCGATTTCGAACGCTTCGCGAAGATCGCCAAGGAAATCGGCGCGATCTTCTGGGTGGACATCGCCCACTATGCCGGCCTGGTGGTCGCGGGCGAATACCCGAACCCCGTGCCCTTCGCCGACGTGGTCACCTCCACGACGCACAAGAGCCTGCGCGGCCCGCGCGGCGGCATCATCCTGATGAAGGCCGAACACGAGAAGGCGATCAACTCCGCCATCTTCCCGGGCCTGCAGGGCGGCCCGCTGGAGCACGTCATCGCCGCCAAGGCGGTGGCCTTCAAGGAAGCGCTGGCGCCCGAGTTCAAGGCCTACCAGCAGCAGGTCGCGAAGAACGCCAAGGTGTTCGCCGAGACGCTGATCGAGCGTGGCCTGCGCATCATCAGCGGCCGCACCGAAAGCCACGTCATGCTGGTGGACCTGCGCGCCAAGGGCATCACCGGCAAGGCGGCCGAAGCGGCCCTGGGCCAGGCCCACATCACCATCAACAAGAACTCCATCCCGAACGATCCGGAAAAGCCGATGGTGACCAGCGGCATCCGGGTGGGCACGCCCGCGATCACGACGCGCGGCTTCAAGGAAGAGGAAACGCGCATCACCGCGAACCTGGTGGCCGACGTGCTGGACAACCCGCACGACGAAGCCAACCTGGCCGCCGTGCGCGAGAAGGTGCACGCGCTCACGAGCCGCTTCCCGGTCTATCGCTGA
- a CDS encoding lytic transglycosylase domain-containing protein — translation MTASGRVIGGVQTFASDVIDGFLEITHSSFALVGLTVAFGAITLTARPDLRQAGEEQLMGWLQARQVAVVGVPTEPEASERATATNPKDLPKEQAAVAFWLSKKYRVAPEPLAALVSEAYEIGGRTKLDPTLILAIMAVESSFNPFAQSAVGAQGLMQVMTRVHTDKYENFGGHFAAFDPVSNLRVGVRVLQECIARAGSLEGGLRYYVGAANLADDGGYAIKVMAEHMRLRQVANGRNVPIFTPPAPAAPATTPPMLSTQAPAQTTLPAKAAGTADASPAASSGEDKLALLTPGL, via the coding sequence ATGACAGCGTCAGGACGGGTGATCGGCGGAGTGCAGACCTTCGCATCCGATGTGATCGACGGTTTCCTCGAAATCACCCACAGCAGTTTCGCCCTGGTCGGGCTGACGGTCGCGTTCGGCGCGATCACCCTCACCGCCCGCCCGGACCTGCGGCAGGCCGGAGAGGAACAGCTCATGGGCTGGCTGCAGGCGCGCCAGGTGGCGGTGGTCGGCGTGCCCACGGAGCCAGAAGCCAGCGAGCGTGCCACGGCCACCAATCCCAAGGACCTGCCCAAGGAGCAGGCCGCCGTCGCGTTCTGGCTCAGCAAGAAATACCGCGTGGCGCCCGAACCCCTCGCCGCGCTGGTGTCGGAGGCCTACGAGATCGGCGGCCGCACCAAGCTCGATCCCACGCTCATCCTGGCCATCATGGCCGTGGAGTCGAGCTTCAATCCCTTCGCGCAGAGCGCCGTGGGCGCCCAGGGCCTGATGCAGGTCATGACGCGGGTGCACACCGACAAGTACGAGAACTTCGGCGGCCATTTCGCCGCCTTCGACCCGGTGAGCAACCTGCGCGTCGGCGTCCGTGTGCTGCAGGAATGCATCGCCCGCGCCGGCTCCCTCGAAGGCGGGCTGCGCTACTACGTGGGTGCCGCCAACCTGGCCGACGACGGCGGCTACGCGATCAAGGTCATGGCCGAACACATGCGCCTGCGGCAGGTGGCCAACGGCCGCAACGTGCCCATCTTCACGCCGCCCGCGCCGGCCGCTCCCGCAACGACGCCTCCGATGCTGTCCACCCAGGCTCCCGCGCAGACCACGCTGCCGGCCAAGGCGGCGGGCACCGCCGATGCATCGCCCGCCGCCTCCTCGGGCGAGGACAAGCTCGCACTGCTCACCCCGGGGCTTTGA